Proteins from one Salinispora arenicola genomic window:
- a CDS encoding cold-shock protein, whose translation MAQGTVKWFNAEKGYGFIAVDGGQDVFVHFSAIEMDGYKALDDGQRVEFEIAQGQKGPQAERVRVVA comes from the coding sequence GTGGCACAGGGCACCGTGAAGTGGTTCAACGCCGAGAAAGGCTATGGCTTCATCGCCGTTGACGGGGGGCAGGATGTCTTCGTCCATTTCTCCGCCATCGAGATGGACGGCTACAAGGCGCTGGATGACGGCCAGCGGGTGGAGTTCGAGATTGCCCAGGGGCAGAAGGGTCCGCAGGCGGAACGAGTACGGGTCGTCGCCTGA
- a CDS encoding GNAT family N-acetyltransferase, which produces MTSTPGRPGPGPVAVRRARVRRVRPTDAARARALRLEMLADSPLAFLETIADAAARPHADYTARVAYTSAGVATAQFVADPGGRLVGQAGGTVTPEEPGLTVVYAVYVTPPWRGSGLLADLIDAVAGWSRACGRPELMLEVVVGNERAYRAYRRLGFVDTGVRLPHPTIPTLTELQMRRPA; this is translated from the coding sequence ATGACGAGCACTCCGGGCAGGCCCGGCCCGGGGCCGGTGGCGGTCCGGCGGGCGCGGGTCCGGCGGGTCCGGCCAACCGACGCCGCACGAGCGCGGGCACTACGGCTGGAGATGCTCGCCGACTCACCGCTGGCCTTCCTGGAGACGATCGCCGACGCGGCTGCCCGACCCCACGCCGACTACACGGCACGAGTCGCGTACACCTCGGCGGGTGTCGCCACCGCACAGTTCGTCGCGGACCCGGGCGGCCGGCTGGTAGGGCAGGCCGGCGGCACGGTGACCCCCGAAGAACCGGGACTCACCGTCGTCTACGCCGTCTACGTGACCCCACCCTGGCGGGGTAGCGGCCTACTCGCCGACCTGATCGACGCGGTGGCCGGCTGGTCCCGTGCCTGCGGTCGTCCGGAGCTGATGCTGGAGGTTGTGGTCGGCAACGAGCGAGCCTACCGGGCGTACCGCCGGTTGGGCTTCGTCGACACCGGCGTTCGCCTACCGCACCCCACGATCCCCACCCTCACCGAGTTGCAGATGCGCCGCCCGGCCTGA
- a CDS encoding SAM-dependent methyltransferase, producing the protein MATQQQTSSSPIDNGMPHSARIYDYWLGGKDNFAADRAVAEALMTAIPTVRSMAAENRHFVHRAARYLAGKAGVRQFLDIGTGIPTRPNLHEVAQQVAPETRVVYVDNDPIVLAHARALMISSEQGRSEYIHADMRQPEMILNHRTLREVLDLDQPVALTMIAILMLLKDADDPWRKVRVLMDALPSGSYVAITHPTGDFNPEAVKTAVASAVDSGMTLVPRSRDEVARFFEGWELVEPGIVPVMAWQPDDGEPADPHAAYYWAGVARKP; encoded by the coding sequence ATGGCGACTCAGCAGCAGACCAGTTCGTCCCCCATTGACAACGGCATGCCGCATTCAGCGCGGATCTACGACTACTGGCTCGGCGGCAAGGACAACTTCGCCGCCGACCGGGCCGTTGCTGAGGCCCTGATGACGGCGATCCCGACCGTACGGTCCATGGCCGCCGAGAACCGCCACTTCGTGCACCGCGCGGCCCGCTACCTGGCTGGGAAGGCCGGCGTGCGGCAATTCCTGGACATCGGCACCGGTATCCCGACCCGGCCGAACCTGCACGAGGTAGCCCAGCAGGTCGCCCCCGAGACCCGAGTGGTCTATGTCGACAACGACCCCATCGTGTTGGCCCACGCCCGGGCCCTGATGATCAGCAGCGAGCAGGGGCGCAGCGAGTACATCCACGCCGACATGCGTCAACCGGAGATGATTCTCAACCACCGGACGCTACGCGAAGTGCTCGATCTTGACCAGCCGGTCGCGCTGACGATGATCGCGATCCTGATGCTGCTCAAGGACGCCGACGACCCGTGGCGCAAAGTCCGCGTGCTGATGGATGCCCTGCCATCCGGCAGCTACGTGGCGATAACCCATCCCACCGGCGACTTCAACCCCGAGGCCGTCAAGACGGCCGTCGCCTCCGCCGTGGACAGCGGCATGACCCTCGTGCCCCGGAGCCGCGACGAGGTAGCCCGGTTCTTCGAGGGTTGGGAGCTGGTCGAGCCGGGCATCGTCCCGGTGATGGCCTGGCAGCCCGACGACGGCGAGCCCGCCGACCCGCACGCTGCCTACTACTGGGCCGGTGTCGCACGCAAGCCCTAG
- the paaN gene encoding phenylacetic acid degradation protein PaaN yields MTETPHPLYDRHADTLNRALTAISQRGYWSAYPESPSPRVYGETAAADGKAAFEAYLGRDFPLDQAGDGSTVATEVSPFGVDLGVRYPHAAADHLTTAATTALPSWRDAGPQTRAGVCLEILDRLHRNIFELANAVQFTSGQAFVMAFQAGGAHALDRALEALAYAYAEMSRHPGTAGWEKAAGKGDPLRMTKTFHVVPRGVALVIGCNTFPTWNSYPGLFASLVTGNPVVVKPHPRAVLPLAVTVRYARQVLAEAGFDPNLVQLAPEAPDEKLASALARHPAVRIVDFTGSTEYGDWLEANARQAQVYTEKAGLNTVVVDSTNDFVGMCRNLGFTLSLYSGQMCTTSQNILIPRDGIETDQGRKSFDEVAAGIAAAVGKLTADPARGVELTGAIVNDGVLERLDEVTKVGEPVLESRTVQHPVFPGAVVRTPTIVRLNADDTATYAREWFGPISFVIGTDSTEHSLAILRDTVGEKGALTAAVYSTEDAVLDAAETAAIEVGVHLSANLTGGVFVNQSAAFSDFHGSGANAAANAALTDGAYVANRFRIVQSRRHV; encoded by the coding sequence ATGACGGAGACCCCGCACCCCCTGTACGACAGGCACGCTGACACCCTCAACCGGGCGCTGACCGCGATCTCGCAGCGCGGGTACTGGTCCGCCTACCCGGAGTCGCCCAGCCCGCGGGTGTACGGCGAGACCGCCGCCGCCGACGGCAAGGCGGCCTTCGAGGCGTACCTCGGTCGTGACTTTCCCCTTGACCAGGCCGGCGACGGGAGCACGGTGGCGACCGAGGTCAGCCCGTTCGGTGTTGACCTGGGAGTCCGCTATCCGCACGCGGCGGCCGACCACCTCACCACCGCCGCCACCACCGCGCTGCCGTCATGGCGGGACGCCGGGCCACAGACCCGGGCGGGTGTCTGCCTGGAGATTCTGGACCGGCTGCACCGCAACATCTTCGAGCTCGCCAACGCGGTGCAGTTCACCAGCGGCCAGGCGTTCGTGATGGCCTTCCAGGCGGGCGGGGCGCACGCGCTGGACCGGGCGTTGGAGGCCCTCGCCTACGCGTACGCGGAAATGAGCCGGCACCCGGGGACGGCGGGCTGGGAGAAGGCAGCGGGCAAGGGTGACCCGTTGCGGATGACCAAGACCTTCCACGTGGTGCCACGGGGTGTCGCGTTGGTGATCGGCTGTAACACGTTCCCGACCTGGAACTCGTACCCGGGGCTCTTCGCCTCGCTGGTCACCGGCAACCCGGTGGTCGTCAAACCGCACCCGCGGGCGGTGCTTCCGCTCGCCGTCACGGTGCGCTATGCCCGCCAGGTGCTCGCCGAAGCCGGCTTCGATCCGAACCTGGTGCAGCTCGCCCCCGAAGCGCCGGATGAGAAGCTCGCCTCCGCCCTGGCCCGGCATCCGGCCGTGCGGATCGTCGACTTCACCGGCTCCACCGAGTACGGCGACTGGCTGGAAGCCAACGCCCGGCAGGCGCAGGTCTACACCGAGAAGGCGGGCCTGAACACGGTCGTCGTCGACTCCACCAACGACTTCGTCGGGATGTGCCGCAATCTGGGCTTCACCCTGAGCCTGTACAGCGGCCAGATGTGCACCACCTCGCAGAACATCCTGATCCCCCGCGACGGAATCGAGACCGACCAGGGGCGCAAGAGCTTCGACGAGGTTGCTGCCGGTATCGCCGCGGCCGTGGGCAAGCTCACCGCCGACCCGGCGCGTGGCGTCGAGCTGACCGGCGCGATCGTCAACGACGGGGTGTTGGAGCGCCTCGACGAGGTGACCAAGGTTGGCGAGCCGGTGCTGGAGTCGCGTACCGTCCAGCACCCGGTCTTCCCCGGTGCGGTGGTACGAACGCCGACCATCGTCCGGCTGAATGCCGACGACACCGCCACTTACGCACGGGAGTGGTTCGGCCCGATCTCGTTCGTGATCGGGACCGACTCCACCGAACACAGCCTGGCGATCCTGCGGGACACGGTGGGCGAGAAGGGCGCGTTGACCGCTGCGGTCTACTCGACCGAGGACGCGGTGTTGGACGCGGCCGAGACCGCGGCGATCGAGGTCGGGGTGCACCTGTCGGCGAATCTGACCGGGGGTGTGTTCGTGAACCAGTCGGCGGCCTTCTCGGATTTCCACGGCAGCGGCGCCAACGCGGCGGCCAACGCGGCGCTCACCGATGGCGCGTACGTCGCCAACCGGTTCCGCATCGTCCAGAGCCGTCGTCACGTCTGA
- a CDS encoding GNAT family N-acetyltransferase, whose product MSISVLPFGPSDDRAIAEAVRIGLASVAEDLPDFPIFCPQRFTGSVRHPRPGDAPVHLLAHIDGQAAGLLELELPQLDNTENAAVDLMVHPAYRRRGVGRALLDRAVEVAREHRRKRLTAMTVDAVPAGTAFARQLGADSALLDVRRRLDVDRLDQAALAALLAEARGRATGYQVVLWRGHTPEEDLADIAYLEGRLLADAPMGDLAWEPERFDAERVRATDVALDARGRRRYHAGVRHQASGRLVGWTMLDVGATFDWHALQQITIVDPEHRGHRLGLLTKLENLRHLLAHESAVRAIDTFNAAANDHMITINERLGFRVMDRWTNWQLTI is encoded by the coding sequence ATGAGCATCAGCGTCCTTCCGTTCGGCCCTTCCGATGATCGGGCGATCGCCGAGGCGGTTCGGATCGGGCTAGCGTCCGTCGCCGAGGACCTACCCGACTTTCCGATCTTCTGCCCGCAGCGGTTCACCGGCTCCGTGCGGCATCCGAGGCCCGGTGACGCGCCGGTACACCTGCTGGCCCACATCGATGGGCAGGCCGCCGGCCTCCTCGAGCTTGAGCTGCCGCAGCTGGACAACACCGAGAACGCTGCGGTCGACCTGATGGTGCACCCGGCCTATCGGCGTCGGGGGGTCGGTCGGGCGTTGCTTGATCGGGCGGTCGAGGTGGCACGGGAGCACCGGCGTAAGCGACTGACCGCGATGACCGTGGACGCCGTGCCGGCCGGCACCGCCTTCGCCAGGCAGCTCGGGGCGGACTCCGCTCTACTCGATGTCCGCCGCCGGCTGGACGTCGACCGACTCGACCAGGCGGCGCTGGCCGCCCTGCTGGCCGAGGCGCGGGGCCGGGCCACCGGCTATCAGGTGGTGCTCTGGCGGGGCCACACCCCAGAGGAAGACCTGGCCGACATCGCCTACCTCGAAGGGCGACTGCTGGCCGACGCGCCGATGGGGGACCTGGCGTGGGAGCCGGAGCGGTTCGACGCCGAACGGGTCCGGGCCACCGATGTCGCGTTGGACGCGCGGGGTCGCCGTCGTTACCACGCTGGCGTACGCCACCAGGCTTCCGGCCGGCTCGTCGGGTGGACCATGCTCGACGTGGGAGCCACCTTCGACTGGCACGCGCTGCAGCAGATCACCATCGTGGATCCGGAGCACCGGGGCCACCGTCTCGGCCTGCTCACCAAGCTCGAGAACCTGCGGCACCTGCTGGCCCACGAGTCGGCGGTGCGGGCCATCGACACCTTCAACGCCGCCGCCAACGATCACATGATCACCATCAACGAGCGGCTCGGGTTCCGGGTCATGGATCGGTGGACCAACTGGCAGCTGACGATCTGA
- the thrC gene encoding threonine synthase → MSSTLAPSGIDPATSPARALVCRACSARYPLVAQHACYECFGPLEVDHDTAALAAVTREQIEAGPRNIWRYAGLLPVGQDPATRVTLDPGFTPLVAAPRLAAEVGLTAPLWVKDDSANPTHSFKDRVVSVALTAARSLGFTRFACASTGNLANSVAAHAARAGAPSVVFIPSDLEQGKVVTTAVYGGDLVAIDGSYDDVNRLCGELVETDEFEDTAFVNVNVRPYYAEGSKTLGYEVAEQLGWRIPAQVVIPMASGELLTKVDKAFAELVEVGLVEAPAGGWRVFGAQSAGCSPIAAALHAGSDTIEPVKPTGIAKSLNIGDPAAGPYALEAVRRTGGWMAAADDDEIRAGIRLLARTAGVFAETAGGVTVAVLRTLVESGRLDPTAETVVFNTGEGLKTLDAVAGQAGPSHRIKASLRAARDAGLLG, encoded by the coding sequence ATGTCGTCCACGCTCGCCCCGTCCGGGATCGACCCCGCCACCAGTCCGGCCCGCGCCCTGGTCTGCCGAGCCTGTTCGGCCCGGTACCCGCTCGTCGCCCAGCACGCCTGCTACGAGTGTTTCGGCCCGCTGGAGGTCGACCACGACACCGCCGCGCTGGCCGCCGTTACCCGTGAGCAGATCGAGGCCGGCCCGCGCAACATCTGGCGGTACGCGGGGCTGCTGCCCGTCGGCCAGGACCCGGCCACCCGGGTCACCCTGGACCCGGGCTTCACCCCTCTGGTCGCGGCTCCACGGCTGGCCGCCGAGGTCGGTCTCACCGCGCCGCTGTGGGTCAAGGACGACAGTGCCAACCCGACCCACTCGTTCAAGGATCGGGTGGTGTCGGTGGCGCTGACCGCCGCCCGGTCGTTGGGCTTCACCCGGTTCGCCTGTGCCTCCACCGGAAACCTGGCCAACTCGGTCGCCGCGCACGCCGCCCGCGCCGGTGCCCCGTCGGTCGTCTTCATCCCCAGCGACCTGGAGCAGGGCAAGGTGGTCACCACCGCCGTGTACGGCGGGGACCTGGTCGCGATCGACGGGTCGTACGACGATGTGAACCGGCTCTGCGGCGAACTGGTGGAGACCGACGAGTTCGAGGACACCGCCTTCGTCAACGTCAACGTGCGGCCCTACTACGCCGAGGGGTCGAAGACGCTCGGTTACGAGGTGGCCGAGCAACTCGGTTGGCGGATCCCCGCCCAGGTGGTGATACCGATGGCTTCCGGGGAACTGTTGACGAAGGTCGACAAGGCGTTCGCCGAGTTGGTCGAGGTCGGTCTGGTCGAGGCCCCGGCCGGCGGCTGGCGGGTGTTCGGGGCGCAGTCGGCGGGCTGCAGCCCGATCGCCGCTGCTCTGCACGCCGGCAGCGACACCATCGAACCGGTCAAGCCGACCGGCATCGCCAAGTCGCTGAACATCGGTGACCCGGCGGCCGGCCCGTACGCGCTGGAGGCGGTCCGCCGCACCGGTGGTTGGATGGCGGCTGCCGACGACGACGAGATCCGCGCCGGGATCCGGCTGCTGGCCCGTACCGCCGGGGTCTTCGCCGAAACCGCCGGTGGGGTGACCGTGGCGGTGCTGCGCACGCTCGTCGAGTCCGGCCGGCTCGACCCGACCGCGGAGACGGTGGTCTTCAACACCGGTGAAGGGCTCAAGACCCTGGATGCGGTGGCGGGTCAGGCTGGTCCCAGCCACCGGATCAAGGCGTCGCTGCGGGCCGCCCGGGACGCCGGCCTGTTGGGTTGA
- a CDS encoding winged helix-turn-helix domain-containing protein gives MPALPLSYADIAADITARIEAGEYAPGAKLPSYSQLADLYSVSVSTAARAVALLRDRGVAVGAPGRGVYIRRQDP, from the coding sequence ATGCCTGCGTTGCCGCTCAGCTATGCCGACATCGCTGCGGATATCACTGCCCGCATCGAAGCGGGCGAGTATGCACCGGGCGCAAAGTTGCCCTCTTACTCCCAACTCGCCGATCTCTACTCCGTCTCGGTCTCGACGGCTGCCCGCGCGGTGGCACTGCTGCGTGATCGGGGAGTCGCTGTCGGAGCACCGGGACGAGGGGTGTACATCCGGCGGCAAGATCCCTGA
- a CDS encoding DivIVA domain-containing protein yields the protein MIHRARRLFSSQVRAATFARRRWRGLDPDQVYAYLDRVADELERLTREATTAHAEGELIRQALRQWPSRHADCQHAAATSNSWWHR from the coding sequence ATGATCCATCGCGCCCGGCGCCTGTTCTCGTCGCAGGTTCGCGCCGCGACCTTCGCCCGGCGACGCTGGCGCGGCCTGGACCCCGACCAGGTGTACGCCTACCTTGATCGCGTCGCCGACGAGTTGGAACGACTCACCCGGGAGGCGACCACCGCCCACGCCGAGGGCGAGCTGATCCGGCAGGCGTTGCGGCAGTGGCCGTCCCGGCACGCCGACTGCCAGCATGCCGCCGCGACCTCGAACAGCTGGTGGCACCGGTGA
- a CDS encoding ABC transporter permease — MTRTTVAPGAGDSGGTPSGAAAGYRPLATLPFAAEFRRQASRRRTQLALGFMALLPLIILIAFQFGSGDDDNGRGEFGSLVEFATSGGLNFTLFTLFVSASFLLVVVVALFCGDTVASEASWGSLRYLLAVPVPRARLLAMKLLVALAYSALALLLLAGAALLLGTLRYGWGPLRSTVAAQLEPGEGLLRLLAVLGYLAVVLLVVAGLAVLLSVSTDAALGAVGGAVLLWILSSILDQITALGVLRTFLPTHYSTAWLGLLSTPIQTDDVVRGTISAVSYATLFWGLAFWRFTRKDVVS; from the coding sequence ATGACACGGACGACGGTCGCGCCCGGTGCGGGCGATTCCGGTGGCACGCCGTCCGGGGCGGCGGCGGGTTACCGACCCTTGGCCACGTTGCCGTTCGCGGCCGAGTTCCGCCGTCAGGCGTCCCGGCGGCGGACCCAGCTCGCCCTGGGTTTCATGGCGCTGCTGCCGTTGATCATCCTGATCGCGTTCCAGTTCGGCTCCGGCGATGATGACAACGGGCGCGGCGAGTTCGGCAGCCTGGTCGAGTTCGCCACCTCCGGTGGGCTGAACTTCACCCTGTTCACCCTCTTCGTCTCTGCCTCGTTCCTGCTGGTGGTCGTGGTGGCGCTGTTCTGCGGCGACACGGTGGCCAGCGAGGCGAGTTGGGGCAGCCTGCGCTACCTGCTCGCCGTGCCGGTGCCGCGGGCCCGGCTGCTCGCGATGAAGCTGCTGGTGGCGCTCGCGTACTCGGCCCTGGCGCTGCTCCTGCTGGCCGGCGCCGCGCTGCTGCTCGGCACCCTGCGGTACGGGTGGGGGCCGCTGCGCAGCACGGTCGCCGCCCAGCTGGAACCGGGGGAGGGGCTGCTGCGGTTGCTGGCGGTACTCGGCTACCTGGCCGTCGTCCTGCTGGTGGTGGCCGGTCTGGCCGTTCTGCTGTCGGTGTCGACGGACGCCGCGCTGGGTGCGGTCGGTGGGGCGGTGCTGCTCTGGATTCTGTCCAGCATCCTCGACCAGATCACCGCCCTCGGCGTGCTGCGCACCTTCCTGCCGACGCACTACAGCACCGCCTGGCTGGGCCTGCTGTCGACGCCGATCCAGACCGACGACGTGGTCCGGGGAACGATCTCGGCGGTCAGCTACGCGACGCTGTTCTGGGGCCTGGCCTTCTGGCGCTTCACCCGCAAGGACGTCGTGTCATAG
- a CDS encoding alpha/beta fold hydrolase produces MRSPSAAGWVRRALPTRRRALAAAAAVVLVAAGVAWAVRPTEPDLRTEAGLVTVRSGPAGDEPVDLDTTLYLPAEARADAPVPAVLLAHGFGGTKESVRADAEEFAGQGYAVLTWSARGFGRSSGQIHLDHPDYEVRDAQRLLDWLAARPEVATDAPGDPRVGVVGGSYGGALALLLAAKDQRVDAIVPMITWNDLARSFLPESSGKGPGQGVFKQGWAGLFFGSGGAAGSGSVGGSSGSVGGSAPAGSRPADGPTAAGAVDPSCGRFAADVCAAYLRIATTGRADQGAVDLLRRSSPAGVLDQIEAPTLLVQGAADTLFPLTEADANARGIAAAGTPVRVAWFTGGHDGGDGPKTDSDRVRFLTVQWLDHYVRGEGPAPDDDFTFSRIAGFDALDRGLVATGFRTTDYPGVTGTDQRTVPVTGPAQPIANPPAGNPAAITSVPFAGELASLFGGVAVDIPGQHARFESAPLSEAVDVVGTPTVSIRAASPTGEAVLFVKLYDVDGGGAATLPNGQVAPIRLVGLPAAIEDAAPVTVTLPAIVRRIEAGHRLRVVVATSDQAYATPVEPAVHTVALATGAVTLPAVTSAPIPTAAVVWRWVLAGLLATIVVGLVVVLAVLRRRHRRRESDIHPAYANVPLAVRELRKEYADGFVAVSNVDFEVHPGQVVGLLGPNGAGKTTTLRVLMGLTQPTAGEVYVFGHRLVPGAPVLSRIGALVEGPGFLPHLSGLDNLRAYWRATGRPWAHARFDEALEIAGLGASVHRKVRTYSHGMRQRLAIAQAMLGLPELLVLDEPTDGLDPPQIAEMRRVLLRYATGGRAVLVSSHLLAEVEQTCTHAVVVNKGQIVASGPVEEIVGESPSVLVEVTDPVAARDVLDRLAGVRVLPDGDGHLVVDTNGTARSEVVAELVRAGIGVDRVVPRRRLEDAFLALVGENSRGSGDR; encoded by the coding sequence ATGAGATCGCCGTCAGCGGCCGGGTGGGTCCGGCGTGCCCTGCCCACCCGCCGGCGTGCCCTGGCCGCGGCGGCGGCCGTCGTCCTGGTCGCCGCCGGGGTCGCCTGGGCGGTTCGGCCGACCGAGCCGGACCTGCGCACCGAGGCGGGGCTGGTCACGGTCCGGTCCGGGCCGGCGGGTGACGAACCGGTCGACCTGGACACCACGCTGTATCTGCCCGCCGAGGCGAGGGCCGACGCCCCGGTGCCGGCGGTGCTGCTCGCGCACGGCTTTGGCGGCACCAAGGAGTCGGTCCGCGCCGACGCCGAAGAATTCGCCGGCCAGGGGTACGCGGTGCTGACCTGGAGCGCGCGTGGCTTCGGCCGCAGCAGCGGGCAGATCCACCTGGACCACCCGGACTACGAGGTCCGCGACGCGCAGCGCCTGCTGGACTGGCTGGCCGCCCGACCGGAGGTCGCCACCGACGCCCCCGGCGACCCGCGAGTGGGCGTGGTCGGCGGCTCCTACGGCGGTGCGCTGGCGCTTCTGCTCGCCGCAAAGGACCAGCGGGTCGACGCGATCGTGCCGATGATCACCTGGAACGACCTCGCCCGGTCCTTCCTGCCGGAGAGCAGCGGCAAGGGACCGGGCCAGGGAGTGTTCAAACAGGGGTGGGCGGGGCTGTTCTTCGGCAGCGGCGGCGCTGCCGGCTCCGGCTCGGTCGGCGGATCCTCCGGCTCGGTCGGCGGCTCCGCCCCGGCCGGTTCCCGCCCAGCGGACGGACCTACCGCGGCCGGTGCGGTCGACCCGTCCTGCGGTCGGTTCGCCGCCGACGTGTGCGCCGCGTACCTACGCATCGCCACCACCGGGCGGGCCGACCAGGGCGCCGTCGATCTGCTGCGTCGCTCCAGCCCGGCCGGCGTACTCGACCAGATCGAGGCGCCGACCCTGCTGGTGCAGGGCGCGGCGGACACTCTGTTCCCGCTGACCGAGGCGGATGCGAACGCACGTGGGATCGCCGCGGCCGGCACCCCGGTTCGGGTGGCCTGGTTCACCGGTGGTCATGACGGCGGCGACGGTCCGAAGACCGACTCGGACCGGGTGCGGTTCCTGACCGTGCAGTGGCTCGACCACTACGTCCGGGGCGAGGGCCCGGCGCCTGACGACGATTTCACCTTCTCCCGGATCGCCGGGTTCGACGCCCTCGACCGGGGCCTGGTCGCCACCGGCTTCCGCACCACCGACTACCCGGGCGTCACCGGCACCGACCAGCGCACAGTGCCGGTGACCGGTCCGGCGCAGCCGATCGCCAACCCGCCGGCCGGCAACCCGGCCGCGATCACATCGGTGCCGTTCGCCGGGGAACTCGCCTCGCTGTTCGGCGGGGTGGCCGTGGACATCCCCGGACAGCATGCCCGGTTCGAGTCCGCGCCGTTGTCGGAGGCGGTGGACGTGGTCGGCACGCCAACCGTCTCGATCCGGGCCGCGTCACCGACCGGCGAGGCCGTGCTCTTCGTCAAGCTCTACGACGTGGACGGTGGCGGCGCGGCGACCCTGCCGAACGGGCAGGTAGCGCCGATCCGGCTGGTCGGGCTACCGGCCGCCATCGAGGACGCCGCACCGGTCACCGTCACCCTGCCGGCGATCGTCCGTCGGATCGAAGCCGGGCACCGGCTGCGCGTCGTGGTGGCGACCTCCGACCAGGCGTACGCCACCCCGGTCGAACCGGCCGTGCACACCGTGGCCCTGGCGACCGGGGCGGTCACCCTGCCCGCGGTGACCAGCGCGCCGATTCCCACCGCCGCCGTCGTCTGGCGTTGGGTGCTCGCCGGCCTGCTCGCCACGATCGTGGTCGGGCTCGTCGTGGTCCTCGCCGTCCTCCGCCGGCGTCACCGCCGCCGGGAGAGCGACATCCACCCGGCGTACGCGAACGTCCCGCTCGCCGTACGGGAGCTGCGCAAGGAGTACGCCGACGGCTTCGTCGCCGTGTCCAACGTCGACTTCGAGGTGCATCCGGGGCAGGTGGTGGGCCTGCTGGGCCCGAACGGCGCGGGCAAGACCACCACCCTGCGGGTACTGATGGGGCTGACCCAGCCGACCGCCGGTGAGGTCTACGTCTTCGGGCACCGGCTGGTGCCGGGTGCACCGGTGCTGTCTCGAATCGGGGCCCTGGTGGAGGGCCCCGGCTTCCTGCCACATCTGTCCGGGCTGGACAACCTCAGAGCGTACTGGCGGGCGACTGGGCGGCCGTGGGCCCACGCGCGCTTCGACGAGGCGTTGGAGATCGCCGGACTGGGTGCCTCGGTACACCGGAAGGTCCGGACGTACAGCCACGGCATGCGGCAGCGCCTGGCGATCGCGCAGGCCATGCTCGGCCTGCCGGAGCTGCTGGTGCTCGACGAGCCGACCGACGGCCTGGACCCGCCGCAGATCGCCGAGATGCGCCGGGTCCTGCTGCGGTACGCGACCGGCGGCCGGGCGGTGCTGGTCTCCAGCCACCTGCTCGCCGAGGTGGAGCAGACCTGCACCCACGCGGTCGTGGTGAACAAGGGTCAGATCGTCGCGTCCGGCCCGGTCGAGGAGATCGTCGGCGAGTCCCCCAGCGTCCTCGTGGAGGTCACCGATCCGGTGGCCGCCCGGGACGTGCTGGATCGGCTGGCGGGTGTCCGGGTGCTGCCCGACGGCGACGGGCACCTCGTGGTGGACACCAACGGCACCGCCCGCAGCGAGGTGGTCGCCGAGTTGGTGCGGGCCGGCATCGGGGTGGACCGGGTGGTGCCCCGACGTCGCCTGGAGGACGCGTTCCTGGCCCTGGTCGGCGAGAACTCTCGGGGAAGCGGGGATCGGTGA
- a CDS encoding SDR family oxidoreductase produces MTTSNSATRVAIVTGGSRGIGRAVVERLASDGYHVVVGYRENRTEAEAALQVIREADGNAIAIAADVTDETSVVELFDGAEREFGGVDVVVHAAGVMALAPLADLDLDQLDRLLRVNVRGTFAVDQQAARRVRPGGAIINLSSSLTRFARPGYAAYTASKGAVSAITLILARELRGRDVTVNAVAPGPTATALFLEGKDEQTLAQIAAEAPLERLGTPQDAAELVAFLAGPARWINGQVLFANGGAI; encoded by the coding sequence ATGACCACCTCGAACAGCGCGACGCGGGTCGCGATCGTCACCGGCGGCTCCCGAGGTATCGGCCGTGCGGTCGTCGAACGGCTGGCCTCCGACGGCTACCACGTCGTCGTGGGCTACCGCGAGAACCGGACCGAGGCGGAAGCCGCGCTACAGGTAATTCGGGAAGCTGACGGCAACGCGATCGCGATCGCCGCCGACGTGACCGACGAGACGTCGGTGGTCGAGCTCTTCGACGGCGCCGAGCGGGAGTTCGGTGGGGTCGACGTCGTGGTGCACGCCGCGGGCGTGATGGCCCTGGCACCGCTGGCCGACCTCGACCTTGACCAGCTCGACCGCCTCCTGCGAGTCAACGTGCGCGGAACCTTCGCCGTCGACCAGCAGGCTGCCCGACGGGTACGTCCCGGAGGTGCCATCATCAATCTCTCCAGCTCGCTTACCCGCTTCGCCCGCCCCGGCTACGCCGCCTATACGGCGAGCAAGGGCGCCGTCTCCGCGATCACCCTCATCCTCGCCCGCGAGCTGAGGGGGCGGGATGTGACGGTCAACGCGGTGGCGCCCGGCCCGACCGCGACGGCCCTGTTCCTTGAGGGCAAGGACGAGCAGACCCTCGCTCAGATTGCGGCTGAAGCGCCGTTGGAGCGCCTCGGCACCCCACAGGACGCCGCCGAGCTGGTGGCATTCCTGGCCGGCCCGGCCCGCTGGATCAACGGTCAGGTGCTGTTCGCCAACGGCGGCGCGATCTGA